A part of Tachysurus vachellii isolate PV-2020 chromosome 4, HZAU_Pvac_v1, whole genome shotgun sequence genomic DNA contains:
- the rgs16 gene encoding regulator of G-protein signaling 16, with protein MCKGLSALPNNCLERAKGLKARMNRFLQKQDWKLLCYAYRLRKPRLTLEECLRWKGSFENLLSSKHGLYAFRAFLVSEFSEENIAFYMACKDYKNTKSEAKLQAKAQKIYNEFIGSEAPREVNIDHETRDITQANIKRPTEACFDQAQYRIYMLMEKDCYPRFLRSSAYRDLVSQLTKKNAKAATKKA; from the exons ATGTGCAAAGGACTATCAGCACTCCCTAATAACTGCCTGGAAAG GGCTAAAGGGTTAAAAGCACGCATGAACAGATTTCTGCAGAAGCAAGACTGGAAGCTTCTCTGTTATGCTTACAGGCTGAGAAAACCAAG ACTGACCTTGGAGGAATGCTTGAGGTGGAAGGGGTCTTTTGAAAATCTGCTATCTAGCAAAC ATGGACTGTATGCCTTTAGAGCTTTTCTGGTGTCTGAATTCAGTGAGGAGAACATCGCGTTTTACATGGCCTGCAAggattataaaaacacaaagtctgAAGCCAAACTCCAGGCCAAAGCTCAGAAGATTTACAACGAGTTCATCGGAAGCGAAGCTCCGAGAGAG GTCAACATTGACCACGAGACTCGAGACATTACGCAAGCCAACATCAAGCGCCCTACAGAAGCCTGCTTCGATCAAGCTCAATACCGAATCTACATGCTCATGGAAAAGGACTGCTACCCACGATTCCTCCGATCCAGCGCTTACCGTGACCTGGTGAGCCAGCTAACTAAAAAGAATGCCAAAGCTGCTACCAAGAAAGCCTga